CGATCATGGCGAGGCTGGCGGCCATCTTCTTGGCcgtgatcttcctcttccctgTCCTCTGCCTCTCGTTCTCCGCCGACAATCCCACCGACCGGCGTCTTCTCGTTCTGGTGGACGACCTCGCCGTGCGATCATCGCACTCCGTCTTCTTCAAGTCCCTCCAGACCCGAGGCTTCGATCTCGACTTCAAGCTCGCCGACGATCCCAAGCTATCGCTCCAGCGATACGGCCAGTACCTTTACGATGGCCTCATCGTCTTCTCCCCATCCATACAGCGTAAATAATTTCTCATCCCCAGATCTCGCGATTCCTTCATAGAGtcaatattgatttttttttcctgttcttttttttttttaaggttttGGAGGTTCGTTGGACCAAAACGCGGTTCTAGAATTCGTGGACGCAGGGCACGATTTGATACTGGCGGCGGATTCGTCTGCCTCTGATCTGATCCGGGGCATCGCCACAGAGTGTGGTGTTGACTTTGATGAGGCAAGTTGACTTCTTCTTTCATTTGGTTGTGCTTAAAACtttcttgttttaaaaaaaacattaattTCTTAGATTGTTTCAGGATTCCGCGGCGATGGTTATTGATCACACGAGCTATGCGGTATCGGAGATGGAAGGGGATCATACTCTGATCACCAGTGATGATCTCGTTCAGTCGGATGTGATTTTGGGTGACAGAAAAATCGAGGTGAGCGGCTATtgcctttttttaatttttcattgTGTGTTCTGAGTAAGAAGTTTGCcccttttttgaatttttctgttttttataTTAGTACTCTATTATTAAGAATATTTAAAACTACCCCGTTTCCATCACTAATCAAGTAGCGAGAAGAAAACCAGCTGCAAAATGTTTGTTTACCTTGCATTGAGCAGGTGGCTGTCTAATTGATTTGATTCGGGCGATTgtaataatacaaaaataaaagaaactagCATGATCCCATTTGATCTAAGGTTAGCTCTGGGCATCATTTCAAGTGTTGCTTGCCACTGTTCTGAAAACAGGTCTATGCTGCTGGAGATGCGGCCATGTTGCCTATGCAGTCTGCTGGCTATACGGCATAGGGCTCAGGCAGCCCTAATATGGAGAGGGGCCGCACAATGGATGCCCAGGAGGCAAGATAAGCCCTAGCACATGCAGCATGTCTCAGTTGATCAGGCAGGGCAAGTTGTCTTGGACAAggttgaatgctgaattgaaaTTCTGAAGGAAAGTATCTTAGGATTAAAGATCTAAAATGACTAAGATTGAAATAAAGTATACAGTACTCAATTTGTATGGACGTGTAAATGAATCTGGTAACCCAATCAGAATGAGCGGCTAATGGATACTAGAGTTTTGGTGCCTTGAAGCTATAACATAGAACAATGGAGATCTATTGTATGAAACAATGTAGACGTAAATGAATACCCGGGCCATGGCAACTTAACAGAAAACTGATATTATGTTGATGAAATCTGATAATAgaagcaaagaaaagaagagaaacaaagaaagaaaaaggaaggaaggaaaagaaggagaaacaagaaagaggaaaagagaggggggatgctagagaaagagagaagaaacagAGAGTGGATAGGAGAGATGAAGATATGCTGGTAGAGGGTTCATTCTACAACTATACTCGTAGATTTAATTCACAGAAATGCAACGAATATTAGTGTGATTCCCTTCATCTCTTTATTAAACAACTCAAAGCTTCATGGAAGTACCCAAAGTGCCCCTATCGTGTGACTTAACCCAGTTAACTACTTTtgaaaaatttcatcaagaaaTAGTTACTGAAATAACCTTGCTGATTAACTTAGATGACTCCAAAAGGCAACCTGACCTATGCACCATATGTGTCTCATTTACATTGGCTTTGTGGCAAGAAAAATACAGTGAGAAATGAGTTTATGGGAGAAATGTTAAAGTGGTACCAATTGAGGACAAAGTAATAGAGAAGCAGTCAAGGTAATATGCAGGTGCCACGAAGATTTGAAGAAGCTCTTATTGGAAGAGATGCTCAAATCTATGCGCAAGATCCTAAAATTAGGAGGGGAAAACTTAAAGCTAGGATGCATTTAATCTCGTTACTTTCATTGTAGAACAATATGACACTACCTACCTAGTTGCTAACATGCAGTCTATGTTTCAAGGTCAAAGGTGGCAGCCATTTACTCTTATTTATAGGTGACATGGGTACAAACTGCATTATAATTTGATAAGCGAGAGCTCTTTTGGTTTTTACATATTCTTTTATCTCCTGAGAGACCTGCAGGATGATTCGTTGACCATGTAccctttttatttgttttgtttaaGCATCACATCACTGTTCAATTTTTTTAGTTCTCTATTTCTGATTGTTCAGAATAAACTTTGCACAGGCTCCTATACTCTTTCGTGGAATTGGTCATTCAGTTAATCCTGCTAATAGCCTGGTAAGTTCCTTTGTTTATATATCTTGATTACTGAAAAAGTCATATAAAATTTTATCGGCTGATTTGCTTGTTTAGCTTCATATGTTTGATTTCAACACCTTGCGTCTTATTTAATAATGCTATAttcttttttcatgatttttgtaCTGCTTTATAGGTTTTGAAAGTTCTCTCTGCCTCACCTTCAGCATATTCGGCAAATCCAAAGAGCAAGTTATCAAGCCCTCCCTCACTCACAGGCTCTGCTATATCATTGGTTTCAATAGTGCAGGTTGTTTAATGTAATGACATTTTTTTAACCTGTCAATTGCTTGCTCTGTGTTTATTTTTATACTGACACTGCATGATAGTGTGAATCAAATGTTGCattcttctcctcatcttcatgtTCTCGTTGTTATGAAGACACTCATTCTAATCTGCTCTTTTATCACTCTTGAAAATCCCTTACAGCTCTGGTGGTTAAAAGTCAGAACATTCTCATTTGTTACCAGCAAGTAAATTTACCTAAGCAAACCTCATTTTCATCAATTAGTACAATTTCGCATGTATTTCATGGAAAGAATTACAGACTTCTAACTtgatgtttgattttttttttttgtcttgatTTTCATACCTACTGAACCTATTATAGGTTTTAGCTTGTGCAATATTGTATAGATATTGCAGCGGATGCTTCCTTGCTTACTTGGACTTGTGATGTAATTATCCGATCATGCTTGACTTAAACCTGGTGTCAATTGAAGAGTTTCCTTTTGTTTATAATTTGTGGAGTTTGAGCACCAGTCTGATAGCCTCTTAAAATTGATTGAGCTAGATGAGATAAAATGGATGCTGAAGTTTAGTATTATCCTTTGAGAGATGGATACCAATTGTTTGGACTTTGACTTGTAAAATTACCTTCGATCCCAAAAGCAATcaggaaaataattttttaagccAGACTTTACTTTTAGGGACTGAAAAACAGATCAAAGCCTGCTCAAAATGACGCAACCACGAATGCCTGTCTGACCATGTCGCTTGACCCATTCATAGCCCCAATATAAGACATTATCTACTGATTACTATTTCAAAGATGGTATTTTGAGTCGAaactctaaaatatttttataactgAATGTCTTTTGCATTTCGATACAGCTTTTGGTTTCTGAATTACTTCTGACGATGTTGCCTTATGTCCCATATTTTTAAGTTTTGTCCCCATGAATTCTTAGGAAAATCATATCATATCGCCGTTAATCATATGTTTTTGGCTATTATGCAGGCAAGAAATAATGCTCGTATATTGATCTCTGGATCTCTGGACCTCtttagcaacaggtacataacaATATCCCACGATTTTTGGATTTCCTTCTGTGTCAGTTCACTGATGTTAACTTATTGTTCATTAGATTTTTAAGATCTGGTGTGCAGAAGGCTGGGAGCTCAACTAAGTATGTAACTTTCTCTGTATTCATCCTTTGCATTGTTCTACTTTTTGTTGTATAGTTTAAGTAGTCATGTTGTTCCTTTTTTTGATTGTCTTTTGTAAGTTACCAATATCCAAAAAAATGCCACTAAATGTGAGGCTTGACATTTATACAGCTGTGGGTGCTTCAATTATTTCAACTATGGAAATGTTTCTAAATTGTCACACCATAATGAGTCCTTGCAACTTCCAATTGCCACTTATTTCTATTTCTCGATTTGTTTCATTTATGCTGTGCCAGccaacatggagaattcttaTTTAGCTTTTTTTGTTTGTTGGCCATAAAACAACTTGTTGTTTGCACTTCTATGACTATTGATTGCTTCATTTCTTTGGTTTTGGCAGGATGTATGATTTCTTGTGCAAATGGTTAGTGATTTACAATATGGCTGAGTGCTTAATGACCTATTATCACATGGCCAAAAACATATTGAAACTGCTATTAGCTGCTAATGACTGTTGTTTGTATGTAAATTACCTAAGCTCTGAAGCACAATAGTCAGGAGATGCCAATAATAATCAAAATTAGGAAGTAGTAAGGTTATAGGGCCATGTAATATGGATCGAGCAAGAATGTTACaaggttttgaatttttattaagaGAAACAAGGATTGACAAAAGAAAGGATGCTTTATAAGTATAATGAACTAGGCATCTATGCGTATAGATATTTATTCAAACAACCGCTGGGGGGCTGCCTCTGAGGTAGTTAGCTCGCAATAGTATGGAGAATGTTAAGACCTAAGTACAAATAAACTTCTGAAAGACTAGCCATATAGAAGAAATTTAATCATTTGTGAAACTATAAAGAGATTTGCTTGCGATGATCATATCATGAAGGATATGTCATGAGATGAAAAGTATATGTGAACACTAATTGTTTAAATCCttcgaaaagaaaaaagtaaaaaccACCATATTCCCTATAAATACAGGGTCTTGTAAGCAAAGTTTTCTGTTGTCAAACTCCATGTTACATTGCCAAATGCTGGATAAATAATCAGTATTAAGCAATATCGAAGCCTCTTCCACCTCTTACGAGAAAAATCAGCTTTTGCCATATCCAATTTATTTCATTATGATAAAACTCCAAATGGGATCAAAAAGCAAGTGGGGTTGGAGGTGGGGGTTGGGGCAGCTCTCACTGTATATGTACGTTTATGTAAATTGTATATATTTTTGAATCTGTGCATGTATATTTATGTAAGTTAAGCTTAATTGAGTAGAAAATAAGCTGCATATGAAGACAAATTTCCAAGATTGAATTCTTAATTGTTATGCACTATTTCTGTGCTTAATTCTGATTCATCTACTTCAAGCTTTTGAGAAGAGTAGGGTGACTGGTGGAGTCTGTTTCTTATGATTTTCGAGAGGGAGAAAGGTTAGCGCTCGTCTTGTTATTTCGAGGAGGGTGCAGGCGTTAAACAAACTTTATGGTGTTAAAAGTAGATACTGGTGGTGAAGGGCTGCTGTCTGTAtgtgtgtgttttgttttttttttttggagggggagggagggaggctgTATAAACTGGTATAggagattttcttttcctttttttcttttacttttttttttcttttggttgggggggggggagagggtCATTTTGTAGATAAGCTAGAGTTCGTAAGCGAACAAAAGGGCTTGAAGTGTACTGTGGAAGGAGATTTGTCTGATACTGTTAGGTGTAAGAGGATTATTGCAGTGTGAGCCTTGCTAATTGCTATGCTAAAACTTGAAGCAGTAACTAGTTCAGAGAAAATTCAGGTTGGGAGAGGGGAAGCAAATTTCTCAAATTCTAGGGTAAAGAATCATCTACAAAGCAAATGCTACTGCAAATCTGAAGAAATTCTAAAGCAGCATTTAGATGATTCCCATTGCCAAGTTTAAAACACAAGGGTGGAGTAGAACGATAACAGACTAGGGCCTTAGAGGATATCTAGCTAGAATTACCTATTTTATGGAGCCAATCATATGttggaaataccaaaaagttCGTGGACAAGGTGACATTGTTTCAGAAAGAAGATTATTGATTCATTTTACGGACATTAAAGTATGATAAAAAATTATGAAGCTATTGGAAGAGAAGTGTGTCGGAACTAAACTCTTGGAATAATAAATAATTGAGTTTGTTACCTTGATATACGTTTGGTTGCCACTAAAGAAATGCAAGAATAGTATACTTCGTGTCTAATGCCTAAAAACATTAATGGATTCCCTTTGTACTTGATAATAATACTTTCTGGAGAAACTTGAAAATAAAGTGCTTATCAGGTAACAGAAAAGGAGTAAAATGAGCACAACTCCAAGTTTCTTAACAAGATGGTGATGGAAAAGGAAGGGGCaaaggaaaataataataataagggcATGTTTGGATATTCCTATAGGATTGGGCTGTCCATTTAAGCATAGCTCTGTATCAACCAAACACCACCCAGCTCAAATCCTATgggaagacaaaaaaaaaaagaagacctcCATgggtctcttcttcttctttttcctgcaGCCCAAAGGCTAGGATCTGAGTTGGGTTTAGACAGAATCTTAGAAAATGCAAGCTAGATGGGCTAACATGCTCAATTCCCACAGGATTTTCAGCCTAATCTTGTTGGATTATCCAAGCATGCCCTGAACTGGTAATTTCGACGGGATCTGTGACCATTTGACTTCCAGTCTCCTCAGTTTAATCATAACTTTGCCTGATACTTTTCATATACATCTGCTTTCATGAAAGAAATCTGTGTATGTATAGGTTCAAAAAGTTAATTGCAACAACAGCCTATCCTTTATTTATTCTTCATATGGAGTTTTCGTACTCGTGATGTCTTTTGTTCAAAAAAGGAGACGTAGGAATTTTTCCTTGATGCTGCAGGTATGAAAAGTCTGGAAATGAGCAGTTTGTGACTGAAATCAGTAAATGGGTCTTCCATGAAAGGGGTCATCTCAAGGTGAACCATTTTAACAAGTGCTTTCTTGacgatttttttctttcttgatttgaactccaatatctggtgctaAAAAATTAAAGAGCTTTTTATGATTCATGGATGGATTTTTTCCTAGGCTGTGAATGTCAGGCACCACAAAGTAGGAGAAACAACGGAGCCTGCAATGTACCGCATCAATGATGACTTGGTAATTGCTTCCCAATCATGCAAGAGTTTAACTAAATAACAGATTGAGGAGTATTCCCCCTTTGGTGTTCTGACTTCTTTTATCTGGTTGAAGGATTACTCGGTTGAGATCTACGAATGGTCTGGAACAAGCTGGAAACCTTATGTAGCAGATGATGTTCAAGTTCAGTTCTACATGATGAGTCCTTATGTTTTGAAGACTTTGTCCCATGACCAGAAGGTGTGTACGAGGCTTATGTTATATTACATGTCCTCATGAATGATCTTGCAGGGTTTTTTTTACTGAATATTGATTATTCCTTGTGACAGGGTCTTTATTCAACATCCTTTAAGGTTCCTGATGTTTATGGTGTTTTCCAATTTAAGGTGGAGTACCAAAGGCTTGGATACACAAGCCTCTCTCTGTCAAAGCAGGTTTGTTATGTCTGCATGATTTTACATTCCAACAAAATACTTTCTCATATCGGAGCTTTTTAGTCATTAATTCTTCACTTAAGCTGCAATTGTAAATTACAGCTACTAtagattaattatgaatttatttgcaCTAATATTATAGCAACTACAAAAAGTTGGATGGCCCTTCTTGCAACACATATGCATATGCCTGCTAACGAAGGAAAACCATGTACTCTTCTTGTAGGTTACTAAGGTATCAAAACTGGTACAGAAAATGATAAattaaaatcatttttttaatatatttatgagCATAAAGTCTCCATTTACCGGTTTATAATTTGTTTTCAACACTTTCTTCACCATCCTTCTTAATGGTCTTCACAAGGGGCTTTTGAGATAAGTGTCCCATGTAGGGTGAT
The sequence above is drawn from the Phoenix dactylifera cultivar Barhee BC4 unplaced genomic scaffold, palm_55x_up_171113_PBpolish2nd_filt_p 000007F, whole genome shotgun sequence genome and encodes:
- the LOC103704557 gene encoding dolichyl-diphosphooligosaccharide--protein glycosyltransferase 48 kDa subunit is translated as MARLAAIFLAVIFLFPVLCLSFSADNPTDRRLLVLVDDLAVRSSHSVFFKSLQTRGFDLDFKLADDPKLSLQRYGQYLYDGLIVFSPSIQRFGGSLDQNAVLEFVDAGHDLILAADSSASDLIRGIATECGVDFDEDSAAMVIDHTSYAVSEMEGDHTLITSDDLVQSDVILGDRKIEAPILFRGIGHSVNPANSLVLKVLSASPSAYSANPKSKLSSPPSLTGSAISLVSIVQARNNARILISGSLDLFSNRFLRSGVQKAGSSTKYEKSGNEQFVTEISKWVFHERGHLKAVNVRHHKVGETTEPAMYRINDDLDYSVEIYEWSGTSWKPYVADDVQVQFYMMSPYVLKTLSHDQKGLYSTSFKVPDVYGVFQFKVEYQRLGYTSLSLSKQIPVRPFRHNEYERFITTAYPYYGASFSTMAAFFIFSIVYLYHK